The following proteins come from a genomic window of Dehalococcoidales bacterium:
- a CDS encoding NAD(P)-dependent oxidoreductase, with protein MNVLVMGGSGLFGRKTVKALLEDAEIKTVVSMDMAPPKDWFIKSIERYAGKFHFVSGNVTEIEDILSVMQKYNIDRVINWAFIMVAQNVPVAPRLVTKVNVMGMSNAFEAARLMGAKRVVYASSETVYGPQAMYGMREVTEDDQNNPTHSYAVCKKYAEIMADDYTQQYGMSFTGLRPTIGYGHGGRSPAQYWSDMPSNCAVGKPFSMKGDGNGLCSLVSADDLGEITKRLIKADKSPHPVYNVGGPAKSPRDLAAVVKKYIPDAKITFGNEPMMDSEGKFGLPWLVSEKRATEDFGFSCMPIEKAVLIHINDARLEAGMEKIRG; from the coding sequence ATGAACGTACTGGTGATGGGCGGCAGCGGGCTCTTCGGGAGGAAGACGGTAAAGGCACTACTGGAGGACGCGGAGATAAAGACCGTGGTCTCCATGGACATGGCACCCCCCAAAGACTGGTTTATAAAGTCGATAGAACGATACGCCGGCAAATTCCACTTTGTTTCCGGCAACGTGACGGAGATTGAAGATATCCTGAGCGTCATGCAGAAATACAACATCGACCGCGTGATAAACTGGGCCTTCATCATGGTGGCGCAAAACGTGCCGGTGGCCCCGCGGCTGGTGACCAAGGTAAACGTGATGGGCATGAGCAACGCCTTCGAGGCGGCCAGGCTGATGGGAGCCAAGCGCGTGGTTTATGCCAGCTCCGAGACGGTGTACGGCCCCCAGGCGATGTACGGGATGCGTGAGGTCACCGAGGACGACCAGAACAACCCGACGCACTCCTACGCCGTGTGCAAAAAATACGCCGAGATAATGGCGGACGACTATACCCAGCAGTACGGCATGAGCTTCACCGGCCTGCGCCCGACCATAGGGTACGGGCACGGGGGAAGGTCCCCGGCGCAATACTGGTCCGATATGCCATCCAACTGCGCGGTAGGCAAGCCTTTCTCCATGAAAGGGGACGGCAACGGGCTTTGCTCGCTGGTGTCCGCGGACGACCTGGGAGAAATCACCAAGCGGCTGATTAAAGCGGATAAATCCCCGCACCCGGTCTATAATGTGGGCGGGCCGGCCAAGAGCCCGCGGGACCTGGCGGCGGTGGTGAAAAAATACATCCCGGACGCGAAGATAACTTTCGGCAACGAGCCGATGATGGACAGTGAAGGCAAGTTCGGCCTGCCGTGGCTGGTGAGCGAAAAACGGGCCACGGAGGACTTCGGGTTCAGCTGTATGCCGATAGAGAAAGCGGTGTTAATCCACATCAACGACGCGCGGCTGGAGGCGGGGATGGAGAAGATAAGGGGATAG
- a CDS encoding MFS transporter: protein MMGQWAAMSMLMVTQSLLVYRLTDSATILGVLALATAIPQMLLFLVGGTMADRFPKRRLIQIGQVAAGAMALAVGISITTGYMSEAHPGSWWVLMVTSVIQSIFSAVSVPARQAIIPELVGKETVMNALALNTMGTNIFRLIALALSGFLIDSIGFAGVFYIMAGLYLEAVILTAFIPSTHKPSVHTRSTLGEAGQGLAYIWSQRTIFFILVYAIFYIVLFMPYQMMLPIFTDTILKIDATGLGILQAVSGVGALAASLVLASMPNRRRGYLVLGGGMVAGMGLVVLAASHSWPLSLAAMFVVGVGQAVHSTALVVALQALTNADYLGRVMSILMMNQGLSGLGTFFVGILSEGVGVQWAIGGFAAALILLSACFLAFIPRLRKV, encoded by the coding sequence ATGATGGGGCAGTGGGCGGCGATGAGCATGCTCATGGTGACGCAGTCGCTGCTGGTCTACCGGCTGACGGATTCCGCCACCATCCTGGGCGTCCTGGCGCTGGCCACGGCGATACCGCAGATGTTGCTCTTCCTGGTGGGGGGGACGATGGCCGACCGGTTCCCGAAAAGGCGGCTGATTCAGATAGGGCAGGTGGCGGCGGGAGCCATGGCGCTGGCGGTGGGGATATCCATAACGACCGGCTACATGAGCGAGGCGCACCCCGGCTCCTGGTGGGTGCTGATGGTAACCTCCGTGATACAGAGCATCTTCTCGGCAGTATCAGTCCCGGCGCGCCAGGCCATCATCCCGGAGCTGGTGGGCAAGGAAACGGTAATGAACGCCCTGGCGCTGAATACGATGGGCACCAACATCTTCCGGCTGATAGCCCTGGCGCTTTCCGGCTTCCTCATCGACAGTATCGGGTTCGCGGGGGTATTTTACATCATGGCGGGGCTGTACCTGGAGGCGGTCATTCTCACCGCTTTTATCCCGTCCACGCACAAACCGTCAGTACATACGCGCAGCACGCTGGGCGAGGCCGGGCAGGGGCTGGCCTATATCTGGAGCCAGCGCACCATCTTCTTCATCCTGGTGTACGCCATTTTCTACATCGTACTTTTCATGCCCTACCAGATGATGCTGCCGATATTCACGGATACCATCCTCAAAATAGACGCCACCGGGCTGGGCATACTCCAGGCGGTATCCGGGGTGGGGGCGCTGGCGGCATCGCTGGTGCTGGCCTCGATGCCCAACCGCAGGCGCGGCTACCTGGTACTCGGCGGGGGCATGGTGGCGGGGATGGGGCTGGTAGTGCTGGCCGCATCGCACTCCTGGCCGCTATCACTGGCGGCGATGTTCGTGGTGGGGGTGGGGCAGGCGGTGCATTCAACGGCGCTGGTGGTGGCGCTACAGGCGCTGACAAACGCCGATTACCTTGGCAGGGTAATGAGCATCCTGATGATGAACCAGGGACTGAGCGGGCTGGGGACGTTCTTCGTGGGGATTTTGTCCGAGGGCGTAGGCGTGCAGTGGGCCATAGGGGGGTTCGCGGCAGCGCTTATCCTCCTGAGCGCCTGTTTCCTGGCTTTCATACCCAGATTAAGAAAGGTTTAA
- a CDS encoding 3-oxoacyl-[acyl-carrier-protein] synthase III C-terminal domain-containing protein, whose amino-acid sequence MSGILSYGAYVPLRRLGAGARSEKAVANWDEDSLTLAVAAATDCLAGIGRDKVDGLYFATTTPPYAEKLAATTAAWAIDLRRDILTADVTDSLRAGTAALKMALDTVKAGSGRSILVTASDLRMGSGNLDGGFGDGAAAFLVGDKDVIAEIEGSYSLSNELLDVWRAGGAKTVRSWEDRFVFEEGYLKVLPQAVKNFFEKYKLSVKDIDKLVLYGPDLRRHRQMVGELGFKPEQVQDAFFDKLGNTGTAFVPMLLVAALEDAKPGDRILVAAYGDGADILLLKVTDKIKNVSGKWGMKRSLASRMMLPGLADYQAYRAFASSDPEQFGGASASVIARERDEIYALHGVKCLTCGTVQYPPQRICTRCHTKDNFEPYSFADKKGKVFTFTLKYGGDIPGFARPMVDTMVDFEGGGRALFGMTDMVADKVTVGMDVEMSFRTLGAGGGIRNYFWRCMPPRSSWPGKETK is encoded by the coding sequence ATGTCAGGTATCTTATCCTACGGGGCTTATGTACCCCTCCGCCGCCTGGGCGCCGGTGCCCGGAGTGAAAAAGCGGTGGCTAACTGGGACGAAGACAGCCTCACGCTGGCCGTGGCGGCGGCGACTGACTGTCTTGCTGGTATTGGACGGGATAAAGTGGACGGGCTGTATTTTGCCACCACCACCCCCCCCTACGCCGAAAAGCTGGCGGCTACTACCGCCGCCTGGGCGATTGATTTACGGCGTGATATTTTAACGGCGGACGTGACCGACTCTCTAAGGGCGGGGACCGCCGCTCTCAAAATGGCCCTCGATACGGTAAAAGCGGGGTCGGGTAGAAGCATACTGGTGACCGCCTCTGACCTGCGTATGGGCAGCGGCAACCTGGATGGCGGTTTCGGGGACGGCGCCGCCGCTTTCCTGGTGGGTGATAAAGACGTCATCGCGGAGATAGAGGGCTCTTACTCCCTCTCCAACGAGTTGCTGGATGTGTGGCGGGCCGGCGGCGCTAAAACGGTGCGCTCCTGGGAAGACCGCTTCGTGTTTGAGGAGGGCTACCTGAAAGTCCTGCCCCAGGCGGTAAAAAACTTTTTTGAGAAATATAAACTCTCGGTTAAAGACATCGATAAACTGGTTTTATACGGGCCGGACCTGCGCCGCCACCGCCAGATGGTGGGTGAGCTGGGCTTCAAACCGGAGCAGGTGCAGGACGCCTTCTTTGATAAGTTGGGCAACACCGGCACCGCTTTCGTTCCGATGCTGCTGGTGGCCGCCCTGGAAGACGCCAAGCCCGGTGATAGAATCCTGGTGGCGGCCTACGGCGACGGCGCTGATATCCTGCTCCTGAAAGTGACGGATAAAATCAAAAATGTATCCGGCAAGTGGGGCATGAAGCGCAGCCTGGCTTCCCGGATGATGCTGCCCGGCCTGGCGGATTATCAGGCCTACCGCGCCTTCGCCTCTTCTGACCCGGAGCAGTTCGGCGGGGCCTCGGCCTCCGTTATCGCCCGGGAGCGGGATGAAATCTATGCCCTGCACGGCGTTAAGTGCTTGACCTGCGGCACCGTCCAGTACCCGCCGCAGCGTATCTGCACCAGGTGCCACACTAAGGATAACTTTGAGCCTTACTCCTTCGCGGATAAAAAGGGTAAGGTCTTTACCTTTACTTTAAAGTACGGCGGCGATATTCCCGGGTTCGCCCGCCCCATGGTGGACACTATGGTTGATTTTGAGGGTGGCGGCCGGGCGCTCTTCGGCATGACGGACATGGTTGCGGACAAGGTGACGGTCGGCATGGACGTTGAGATGAGCTTCCGGACGCTCGGTGCGGGCGGTGGCATCCGCAATTACTTCTGGCGCTGTATGCCGCCCCGCTCAAGCTGGCCCGGGAAGGAGACGAAATAA
- a CDS encoding acetyl-CoA acetyltransferase, protein MESIKDKVAIIGMGCTKFGENWEKSAEDMMVDAASEACQDAGMDMKEIQAVWFGTTRLNTAEPCATALKLDYVPVTRVENLCATATEALRNACFGIASGVYDVVLAIGVEKLKDQGMGGLGTVSGAGGNGTLEWGMAAAMFFARMATRYMAHYGLTYEELKQTLAKISVKNHHNGTLNPRAHFQREITEEMAINAPMVSWPLGLYDACGVSDGSACAILCRADLAKKFRDDYVLVKGLGLAVGARQGYLQPEYDMVHMEETVRASKQAYDMAGIKDPFNEIDLAEVHDCFSITEMVIMEDLGFCPRGKAPEYVRNGTFALDGKLAVNPDGGLKSFGHPIGASGLRMVYEIYKQMQGKAGPRQRKNPTLGLTHNFGMNPGSGIGSVTILGQRD, encoded by the coding sequence ATGGAAAGCATTAAAGATAAAGTAGCTATCATCGGCATGGGCTGCACCAAGTTCGGTGAAAACTGGGAGAAAAGCGCTGAGGACATGATGGTGGACGCCGCGTCCGAGGCCTGCCAGGACGCCGGCATGGACATGAAAGAAATTCAGGCCGTCTGGTTCGGCACCACCCGCCTCAATACCGCCGAGCCCTGCGCCACCGCGCTCAAGCTGGACTACGTTCCGGTGACCCGCGTGGAAAACCTCTGCGCCACCGCCACGGAAGCCCTGCGCAACGCCTGCTTCGGCATCGCCTCCGGCGTCTATGATGTCGTCCTCGCTATCGGGGTGGAAAAGCTTAAGGACCAGGGCATGGGCGGTCTGGGCACGGTCAGCGGCGCCGGCGGCAACGGCACTTTGGAGTGGGGCATGGCTGCCGCCATGTTCTTCGCCCGCATGGCTACCCGCTACATGGCGCATTACGGCCTCACTTACGAGGAACTTAAACAGACCCTGGCCAAAATATCGGTGAAAAACCATCACAACGGCACGCTCAACCCGCGGGCGCATTTCCAGCGGGAAATCACCGAGGAAATGGCCATCAACGCGCCGATGGTCTCCTGGCCCCTCGGGCTTTATGACGCCTGCGGCGTCAGTGACGGCTCCGCCTGCGCTATTCTCTGCCGGGCTGACCTGGCCAAGAAGTTCCGGGACGACTATGTTCTGGTCAAGGGGCTGGGTCTGGCGGTAGGGGCGCGGCAGGGCTATTTGCAGCCGGAGTACGATATGGTGCATATGGAGGAAACGGTGCGCGCCAGCAAACAGGCTTATGATATGGCGGGCATCAAGGACCCCTTCAATGAAATAGACCTGGCGGAAGTCCACGATTGCTTCAGCATCACGGAAATGGTCATTATGGAAGACCTGGGCTTTTGCCCCCGCGGCAAGGCCCCGGAATACGTTAGGAATGGCACCTTTGCCCTCGATGGCAAACTGGCCGTTAACCCGGACGGCGGCCTCAAGAGCTTCGGGCACCCCATCGGCGCCAGCGGCCTGCGCATGGTCTATGAAATCTATAAACAGATGCAGGGCAAAGCCGGCCCGCGCCAGCGCAAGAATCCCACTCTGGGCCTGACCCATAACTTCGGCATGAACCCGGGCAGCGGCATCGGCAGCGTTACCATTCTCGGCCAGCGTGACTAA
- a CDS encoding CoA transferase subunit A, giving the protein MINKVVPGFDAAVADIFDGAVIFMGGFGPANGTPSNLLRALVKQGAKNLTLAANTPGYGRAPEGSQAFRKTPPNYDDGGMLIQSGQVKKVICAFPGVSRPGMLSPLHEKWEAGELEVEMVPQGTLAERIRAAKAGVGAFFIPTGAGTVMEEGKEKRVIDGREHILEYPLKADFALVRAYRADRYGNCVYQGTSRNFNSVMAGAAKVTIVEVDELVELGAIDPEIIVTPGIYVNRIVVRK; this is encoded by the coding sequence ATGATCAATAAAGTAGTCCCAGGCTTTGATGCAGCCGTCGCGGATATCTTTGACGGCGCCGTTATCTTTATGGGCGGCTTCGGGCCGGCCAACGGTACCCCCAGCAATCTGTTGCGCGCGCTGGTAAAACAGGGCGCTAAAAACCTCACCCTGGCCGCCAATACCCCCGGCTACGGCCGCGCCCCGGAGGGCAGCCAGGCTTTCCGTAAGACCCCCCCCAACTATGATGACGGCGGTATGCTTATCCAGAGCGGCCAGGTAAAAAAGGTTATCTGCGCTTTTCCGGGCGTCAGCCGCCCCGGTATGCTCTCCCCCCTCCATGAAAAGTGGGAAGCCGGGGAGCTGGAGGTGGAAATGGTGCCCCAGGGCACCCTGGCGGAACGCATTCGCGCCGCCAAGGCGGGTGTCGGGGCGTTTTTTATCCCCACCGGCGCCGGCACCGTTATGGAAGAGGGTAAGGAAAAGCGGGTCATTGACGGCCGCGAGCATATTCTGGAATACCCCCTGAAAGCGGACTTCGCCCTGGTGCGGGCCTACCGCGCCGACCGCTATGGCAACTGTGTCTATCAGGGTACTTCCCGCAACTTTAACTCCGTCATGGCCGGCGCCGCTAAAGTCACCATCGTTGAGGTGGATGAGCTGGTGGAGCTGGGCGCCATCGACCCCGAGATTATCGTTACGCCCGGCATCTACGTGAACCGGATAGTGGTGAGAAAATAG
- a CDS encoding 3-oxoacid CoA-transferase subunit B — MKERLDDQTMALRVAKEFQDGMIINLGFGIPTLAANFIPEGIEVMFHAENGCLGYGPMPTRVEDEDFHLVNATGQFATRKPGMCFFDHAESFTMIRGRHIDLCVLGAMQVSEKGDIANWTIQLGRLGNIGGAMDLAFGSHHLIAVMTHTTKNNEPKLLKECTYPLTAPHCVDLIVTDISVIEVTPDGLLLKETAPGWTAADVQALTGPKLIISKNLKQMEL, encoded by the coding sequence ATGAAAGAAAGACTTGACGACCAGACGATGGCCCTGCGCGTGGCCAAAGAGTTTCAGGATGGCATGATTATCAACCTGGGCTTCGGTATTCCCACGCTGGCGGCCAATTTTATACCGGAAGGCATCGAGGTTATGTTTCACGCGGAGAACGGCTGCCTTGGCTATGGCCCCATGCCCACCCGGGTGGAGGACGAGGACTTCCACCTGGTGAACGCCACCGGCCAGTTCGCCACCCGCAAGCCCGGTATGTGCTTTTTCGACCATGCGGAGAGCTTTACCATGATTAGAGGTCGCCATATCGACCTTTGTGTCCTGGGCGCCATGCAGGTTTCGGAGAAGGGCGATATCGCCAACTGGACGATTCAGCTGGGCCGCCTGGGCAATATCGGCGGTGCGATGGATCTGGCCTTCGGCTCCCACCACCTTATCGCCGTGATGACCCATACCACTAAAAACAACGAGCCCAAGCTCTTAAAGGAATGTACCTATCCCCTGACCGCCCCCCATTGCGTCGACCTTATTGTCACGGATATCTCCGTTATCGAGGTCACGCCGGACGGCCTGCTCTTGAAAGAGACCGCCCCCGGCTGGACCGCCGCCGACGTGCAGGCGCTCACCGGGCCCAAACTAATAATTTCTAAAAATTTGAAACAGATGGAGCTTTAA
- a CDS encoding SDR family oxidoreductase — MGQLDGKVAIVTGSSRSMGKAIAIAFAKEGAGLVLAARGAEGLNATAAAIKALGREVEAVPTDVQIEAEIDNLFKKTMERFGRLDILVNNSGVFYGGPIDKIATKDWDAVIATNLRAPFLCTRAAFGIMKAQGGGRIINIGSISASRVRQGNAPYSSAKFGLVGLTHTTALEGREFNITCGILHPGNVARDNDPPGSDGWAKEPKMSQEEIAAAALFMACQPPHVNVLEIIQMPKDQLYLGRG; from the coding sequence ATGGGTCAACTGGACGGTAAAGTAGCCATCGTCACCGGCTCGAGCCGCAGCATGGGTAAAGCCATCGCTATCGCTTTCGCTAAAGAGGGGGCCGGCCTGGTGCTCGCGGCCCGCGGCGCCGAGGGGCTCAATGCCACCGCGGCGGCTATCAAAGCCCTGGGCAGGGAGGTGGAGGCCGTGCCCACCGACGTGCAAATCGAAGCGGAGATTGATAACCTCTTCAAAAAGACCATGGAGCGCTTTGGCCGGCTGGACATTCTGGTCAATAACTCCGGCGTCTTTTACGGCGGCCCTATCGACAAAATCGCCACCAAAGATTGGGATGCCGTTATCGCCACCAATTTGCGCGCCCCCTTCCTCTGCACCCGGGCGGCCTTTGGCATTATGAAAGCGCAGGGCGGGGGCCGCATTATCAATATCGGCAGCATCTCCGCCTCGCGTGTCCGCCAGGGCAACGCGCCCTATTCCAGCGCCAAGTTCGGGCTGGTGGGGCTTACCCACACCACCGCCCTGGAAGGCCGGGAGTTCAACATCACTTGCGGCATCCTCCACCCCGGCAACGTCGCCCGTGATAATGACCCCCCCGGCAGTGACGGCTGGGCTAAAGAGCCCAAGATGTCTCAGGAAGAAATTGCCGCCGCGGCGCTCTTTATGGCCTGCCAGCCGCCCCACGTCAACGTCCTGGAAATCATCCAGATGCCCAAAGACCAGCTATATCTTGGCCGGGGATAG
- a CDS encoding CoA-binding protein: protein MNSLNSLTPKNNDFWHSLFAADSIAVIGAKGAAGSWGYDAMKAALDAVKAKPDRKAYPVNPNEAEVAGVKAYKSVLDIPGPVELAIVVVPAAAVPSVFRQLAEKKVKAAVIISAGFAEVDEHGAKLEAEVKAIAREAGIRFTGPNCNGHADLHTHVSSIGFAGTIPAGGMALLSQSGTLGASIMQIAASRGIGLSKFVSTGNEADLRMEDYLEYLAKDEDTRIIAVYIEGLREARRFYELAREITRNKPIIAMKSGSTAAAAKAARSHTGTLAGADAIYTAAFRQAGVIRVEDEEALCDTAIALSNLPLPRGNRIAILTMGGGFGVVTAEDCEKEGLEIATLEPRTLKKLAAILPPRWSPGNPVDMVGVRPGGKDNIGDACLQALLEDKNVDSIISLLPPMVFPPGPGITFSQEQIRAIQLENEKSQAVLYQQMKNHDKALVYIRRMMVYFAAEPNNPSAPPKVTIPEYTHPRRAARVLRYLAGYRKYLES from the coding sequence ATGAATTCCTTAAACTCATTAACACCAAAAAACAACGATTTCTGGCACTCACTTTTCGCGGCGGACTCCATCGCGGTAATCGGCGCCAAAGGGGCGGCAGGCTCCTGGGGCTACGACGCCATGAAGGCCGCGCTCGACGCGGTCAAAGCCAAACCCGACCGTAAAGCCTACCCCGTCAATCCCAACGAGGCGGAGGTGGCGGGGGTAAAAGCCTACAAGAGCGTGCTGGACATACCCGGCCCGGTGGAACTGGCTATAGTGGTGGTGCCGGCGGCGGCGGTGCCTTCCGTTTTCCGCCAATTAGCGGAGAAGAAGGTAAAAGCCGCGGTCATCATATCGGCGGGGTTTGCCGAGGTGGACGAGCACGGCGCCAAGCTGGAAGCCGAGGTGAAGGCGATAGCGCGGGAGGCGGGGATACGCTTTACCGGCCCCAACTGCAACGGCCACGCCGACCTGCACACGCACGTATCCAGCATAGGGTTCGCGGGGACGATACCGGCGGGGGGGATGGCGCTGCTAAGCCAGAGCGGCACCCTGGGCGCCAGCATCATGCAGATAGCGGCCAGCCGGGGCATCGGGTTAAGCAAGTTCGTCAGCACCGGCAACGAAGCCGACCTGCGGATGGAAGACTACCTGGAATACCTGGCCAAGGACGAAGACACACGCATAATCGCGGTATATATAGAAGGACTAAGGGAAGCCCGGCGTTTCTACGAGCTCGCCCGGGAAATAACCAGGAATAAACCCATCATCGCCATGAAGTCCGGCTCCACCGCGGCCGCGGCCAAAGCAGCCAGGTCACACACGGGCACGCTGGCCGGCGCGGACGCCATCTACACGGCGGCTTTCCGGCAGGCGGGGGTAATCCGGGTGGAGGACGAGGAAGCGCTCTGCGATACGGCCATCGCCCTGAGCAACCTGCCATTACCGCGCGGCAACCGGATAGCGATACTCACCATGGGCGGGGGGTTCGGGGTAGTGACCGCCGAGGACTGCGAGAAGGAAGGGCTGGAAATAGCCACCCTGGAGCCGCGCACGCTGAAGAAACTGGCCGCGATACTGCCGCCGAGGTGGTCGCCCGGAAACCCCGTGGACATGGTGGGGGTGCGGCCGGGGGGCAAGGACAACATAGGCGACGCCTGTTTGCAGGCCCTGCTGGAAGACAAGAACGTGGACAGCATCATCTCCCTACTGCCGCCGATGGTCTTCCCGCCCGGACCGGGGATAACCTTCAGCCAGGAGCAGATACGCGCCATCCAGCTGGAGAACGAGAAAAGCCAGGCGGTCCTTTACCAGCAGATGAAAAACCACGACAAGGCGCTGGTATATATCCGGCGGATGATGGTCTACTTCGCGGCGGAGCCGAATAACCCGTCCGCACCGCCTAAAGTGACGATACCGGAATACACCCATCCCCGCCGCGCGGCCAGGGTACTGCGCTACCTGGCGGGATACCGGAAGTACCTGGAGAGCTAG
- a CDS encoding LemA family protein, translating to MLILILCGLVALGCLVGGFRTLRKKRLVDDLPTSKTRGVFIGISELKGTAESDAPLTSFLAGVRCVYYSWQVEEQWSRVVTTTSTDAKGNTHVSTHTETGWTKVAHGGESMSFYLQDDTGILRIVPEGARINGVTTLSKTCSPGDVLYYGKGPAEQIANSTHKRRFSETALPLHTMLYVMGQARERSDIAAAEIAADKNAAMFLISTRTEKQISAGYLWGIWLWFFFGLCLAVGGAVGSELLKSSGAGLNGQPVIWAVVGFAVALLLGWVWTVYNSLISLRNMVRRGWSQVDIQLKRRFDLIPNLESIVKGYRDYESGTQALLAELRAQAEATPPGVVGADFKGISPLLRVVIEKYPDLKASESFLKLQQALADTEQRIALARDYFNNVATFYNTRLEIVPDRFVAAVARLRPRALMSAADFERAPVIVHLAD from the coding sequence GTGTTGATATTGATTTTGTGCGGTCTGGTGGCCCTCGGCTGTCTGGTCGGCGGGTTCCGCACCCTGCGTAAGAAGCGCCTCGTCGATGACCTCCCCACCTCGAAGACCCGGGGTGTGTTCATCGGCATATCCGAGCTTAAGGGCACGGCGGAGAGCGATGCCCCCTTGACCAGCTTTCTGGCCGGCGTGCGCTGTGTGTACTATTCCTGGCAGGTGGAAGAGCAGTGGTCCCGGGTTGTTACCACCACCAGCACCGACGCCAAGGGGAACACCCACGTCAGCACTCATACGGAGACCGGCTGGACTAAAGTGGCCCACGGCGGTGAGTCCATGTCTTTCTACCTCCAAGACGATACCGGTATCCTGCGCATCGTGCCGGAAGGCGCCAGGATAAACGGCGTTACCACTCTAAGCAAGACCTGCTCCCCCGGTGATGTCCTGTATTACGGGAAAGGCCCCGCCGAACAGATTGCCAACTCCACCCATAAACGGCGCTTTAGTGAGACCGCCCTGCCCCTGCATACCATGCTCTACGTCATGGGACAGGCGCGGGAACGCTCGGACATCGCCGCCGCGGAAATCGCCGCTGACAAGAACGCCGCCATGTTCCTCATTTCCACCCGCACGGAGAAGCAAATCAGCGCCGGTTATCTCTGGGGCATCTGGCTCTGGTTTTTCTTCGGGCTGTGCCTGGCCGTGGGCGGCGCGGTGGGCTCGGAGCTGCTGAAAAGCTCCGGCGCCGGATTGAACGGGCAGCCGGTTATCTGGGCGGTCGTAGGCTTTGCGGTAGCGCTGCTGCTCGGCTGGGTCTGGACGGTCTATAACAGCCTTATCAGCCTCCGCAATATGGTGCGGCGGGGCTGGTCCCAGGTGGATATCCAGCTCAAGCGCCGGTTCGACCTTATTCCCAATCTGGAGAGTATCGTCAAGGGCTATCGCGACTATGAAAGCGGTACGCAGGCGCTGCTGGCGGAGCTGCGCGCCCAGGCGGAGGCTACCCCGCCCGGTGTAGTTGGGGCCGACTTTAAGGGGATTTCGCCGCTGCTGCGGGTGGTTATTGAAAAATACCCCGACCTTAAAGCCAGCGAGTCTTTCCTGAAGCTCCAGCAGGCGCTGGCGGACACGGAGCAGCGCATCGCCCTGGCGCGGGACTATTTCAATAATGTGGCTACTTTCTACAATACCCGGCTTGAGATAGTCCCGGATAGGTTCGTGGCCGCCGTGGCCCGGCTGCGACCGCGCGCTTTGATGAGCGCCGCTGACTTTGAGCGCGCGCCGGTAATCGTTCATCTGGCGGACTGA
- the bfr gene encoding bacterioferritin, protein MKGDAKVIETLNSLLADELTAINQYMVHAEMCESWGYEKLGGVIQKRAVDEMKHAEKLIGRILFLEGIPIVSELRKMHIGADVPKMFAGDHGLEADAIKSYNAAIALCGDVRDFATREILEGILNDEDRHIDGIEEIQDEVGQMGIQVFLSTQVK, encoded by the coding sequence ATGAAAGGCGATGCTAAAGTCATAGAGACCCTTAACTCCCTGCTGGCGGATGAGCTGACGGCCATCAACCAGTACATGGTGCATGCGGAAATGTGTGAAAGCTGGGGTTACGAGAAACTCGGCGGCGTAATCCAGAAAAGGGCCGTCGATGAGATGAAACACGCGGAAAAGCTCATCGGGCGTATCCTGTTTCTGGAAGGTATTCCCATCGTCAGCGAGCTGAGAAAGATGCACATCGGCGCCGATGTCCCCAAGATGTTCGCCGGCGATCACGGCCTGGAGGCTGATGCCATCAAATCCTACAACGCCGCCATCGCTTTATGTGGCGATGTCCGGGACTTTGCCACCCGCGAGATTCTGGAAGGCATCCTCAACGACGAGGACCGGCATATCGACGGCATCGAGGAAATCCAGGACGAGGTTGGCCAGATGGGCATACAGGTGTTCCTGTCCACCCAGGTAAAATAA
- a CDS encoding response regulator, with product MTGEREINILLVEDTKEHAVLMRRFLQKARLKSRLSWITDGKLALDFLHHRGAYTDRETNPRPDIILLDLKLPRVNGLEILEDIKRDERLKDIPVVILTASDNKNDIVNTYMGGAYSYFAKSLLFLNKEAGPTVILDTVMAMAGV from the coding sequence ATGACCGGGGAAAGGGAGATAAATATATTGCTGGTAGAGGACACCAAAGAGCACGCCGTGCTTATGAGACGGTTTCTACAGAAAGCGAGGCTGAAATCACGGCTGTCCTGGATTACAGACGGGAAACTGGCCCTCGATTTCCTGCATCACCGCGGCGCTTATACCGATAGAGAGACCAATCCCCGGCCGGATATAATCCTCCTGGACCTCAAGCTCCCCAGGGTAAACGGGCTGGAGATACTGGAAGACATTAAAAGGGATGAAAGACTGAAAGACATCCCGGTAGTGATACTGACCGCCTCGGATAACAAAAATGATATTGTCAATACCTATATGGGGGGAGCATACAGCTACTTCGCCAAGTCGCTTCTCTTTCTCAATAAAGAAGCCGGACCAACGGTTATCCTCGATACAGTGATGGCAATGGCAGGCGTGTAA